The sequence CTGCCCCCGCTGCTGCTCGACGACGACGAGGCGGTCGCGGTCGCCGTCGGCCTGCGCACCGCGGCCAGCGGCACCATCGCCGGCATCGAGGAGACCTCGCTACGCGCCCTGGCCAAACTCGAACAGGTCCTGCCGGCACGTCTGCGGCACCGCGTCAACACGCTGCAGTCGGTCACCGTGACCGTGCCCTCCGGCGGTCCTGTCGTGGACCCCGACGTGCTCACGGCCGTGGCCGCCGCCTGCCGCGCGCACGAGCAGCTGCGTTTCGACTACGCCGGTCGCGAGGGCGGGCCGAGCGTCCGCCGCACCGAGCCGCATCGCCTCGTGCACACCGGCCGGCGCTGGTATCTCGTCGCCTGGGACCTCGACCGCGGCGACTGGCGGACCTTCCGCGTCGACCGGCTGCGCCCGCGCGTCCCCACCGGGCCGCGGTTCACGCCACGCCGGCCGCCGGACACCGATCTGGCCGGCTACACCGCGCGCGGGGTCTCCACCGAGGTCTACCGCTATCAGGGCAGGTTCACGCTGCACGTGCCCGTTCACGTCGCCGCGGAGAAGATCCCGCCGACGATCGGCGTGCTCGAAGCCGTCGACGAGCACTCCTGCACGTTGCGCGCCGGCTCGAACTCCCTCGACGAACTCGCGCTGTACGTCGGCCTGTTCGGCTACCGCTTCGAGGTGCATGAGCCACCCGAGCTGGTGCGGCGCATCCGCTCGCTCACCGCGCTCCTCGCCGGTTCCCTCCCGCCGTCCCCGCCGCCGAGCTGAGCCGGTGACGGCCGGATCCTCCCCCGAGCCCGCGGGCAATGATCCCGGGCGACCAGGGACGACGGCGTGTCGATGTCCGGCCATGAGCGCTTCCGGGGAGTAAGCTGGGGGTACCGAGGACATGTCCTCACCGACGCCCACCGGCGGGCCTGAGCCGAAACCTCGTCCATACGAGGCGACGGCGGGGCCGCCGGGGAGAATGAGGGCGGGCATCTCGCCGACCGCGTGCCCGCGACCTGACCACAACGGCCTGGGCGCCGCCGCGCACCTGGCTCCGAGCGGCATCCGTGCCACCGCGCGCCGCTGACCGGCCGCCCGGGTCCCGCCTCTTCTCCGATCGGAGATCCCATGACCGTTTTTCAGACGAAGACAAAGACGACGAAGACCCAGACCCGCCACGGGGCGGGCCTTCGGCCCGTACATCCCGCCACCACCATCGTCCCGCTCTACGGTGAGATCGACATCTTCACCAGTCCGGCTCTCCGCGAACGCCTGCTCCGCGCCCTGCGGCTCAGCACCGGCCCGCTCGTCCTGGATCTGTCCAGGGTGTCGTTCTGCGACGTGTCGGGGCTGGCCGTACTGGTCGGCACCCAGCGCCGCGCCCGAGCGCTCGGCATCACTCTGCGCCTGGCCGCGCCCCGCTCCCAGACGGTCCGGATGCTGCGTGTCACCGGACTGGACCGGGTCCTCATGATGCACGGGAGCGACCAGGGCGAGCCGGAGACGTACAGCCTGCCGGCGCAGACGCGGACCGGAGACTGAACCGGCCGGTGATCGAAGCGGCCGGTGATCGAAGCGGCCCCGCCCGCGACCATGGAGCCCGCGGAGCGCGGGAACGCCGGGCCGTAGCCGTCCCGCGGCGCTGACACGCGCTCATGGCCGACGTCGTGACGGCCGGCGGCGACGGAGCCGTGGTCGCCGATGGCGGCTACGGCCGGACAGGTCTGTTGCGGGACCGTCCGGAAGCGGATCTTCTCGGCGTGGCGGGGGCCGCGGGACCGGAGCGGATCTTTTCAGCGTGGCGGGGGCCGCGGGACCGGAGCGGATCTTTTCGGCGCGGCGGGGGGCCGCGGGACCGGAGCGGCCCCGCCTCGTGAAATCCACTGGGCCGGGTGGGGCGGCCGGAGGTAGAGTCGGCTCCATGACCTGGCGACATTGATCCATCACCAGAGGTCGACGCGGACCACGCTGTCGCGGACCGCCCGGGATGCCGAGCATCCCGAGCCCGCACAGTCTCCCCCCGCGCGAAGGACCTCCTGATGATCTCCTTTCTACGTGGACCCGGCGCACACGTGAACCGCCTGGCCACGACTCTCTACGGCTACACGTTCCTGAACGACTTCATCCTGCTCTACCCGGTCTACGCACTGCTGTTCGTCGACACGGGCCTGTCGACCGCCGAGATCTCCTCGCTGTTCGTGATCTGGTCGGTCACCTCCCTGGTGCTGGAGGTGCCCTCCGGCGTATGGGCCGACGCCGTCTCGCGGCGGCTGCTCCTCACCCTGGCGCCGCTGCTGGCCGCCGCCGGCTACGCCCTGTGGATCATCGCTCCCTCCTACTGGGCGTTCGCCGCCGGCTTCGTGCTCTGGGGCGCGGCGGGAGCGCTGCAGTCGGGCGCCATGGAAGCGCTCGTCTACACCGAGCTCGACCGCCTGGGCGCCGCCGGCCGCTACGCCACGATCATGGGTCGTGGCCGCGCGCTCGGCACCGGCGCCACCATGGTGGCCACGGCCGCCGCCGCCCCCGCGCTGGCCGTGGGCGGCTACCCGATGCTCGGGGCGGCCAGCGTCCTGGCATGCCTGCTCTGCGCGGCCGTCGCGACGACCTTCCCCGAGCACCGGGTGGAGAGCACGGAGAGCCCGGAGGAGACGCCGCCGGGCGGCTACGCCGCCATCCTGCGGGAAGGCGTGCGGGAGATGCGCTCCAGCCGATCGGTACGGCGGGCGGTACTGCTGCTGGCCGTGGTGTGGGCGGTCTGGGGCTCGCTTGAGGAGTACGTCGCCCTGCTCGCGGCCGCCACCGGCGTCGTCGCGTACGCCGTACCGCTCCTGGTGCTTCTC comes from Streptosporangium roseum DSM 43021 and encodes:
- a CDS encoding MFS transporter, whose product is MISFLRGPGAHVNRLATTLYGYTFLNDFILLYPVYALLFVDTGLSTAEISSLFVIWSVTSLVLEVPSGVWADAVSRRLLLTLAPLLAAAGYALWIIAPSYWAFAAGFVLWGAAGALQSGAMEALVYTELDRLGAAGRYATIMGRGRALGTGATMVATAAAAPALAVGGYPMLGAASVLACLLCAAVATTFPEHRVESTESPEETPPGGYAAILREGVREMRSSRSVRRAVLLLAVVWAVWGSLEEYVALLAAATGVVAYAVPLLVLLVSAGVALGGVLATTGRRLTDRAFAGILAAGALALGAGAISGVPAGFAAIAVAFCLFEMATVLAGARLQDRITGPARATVTSLAGLGTDVAGILVYGGYAAASTVAGHDVIFAVFAVPYLVLALALTRGGGPRSGGERRRERRASGGRGASPDPAPPVGRFS
- a CDS encoding STAS domain-containing protein; its protein translation is MTVFQTKTKTTKTQTRHGAGLRPVHPATTIVPLYGEIDIFTSPALRERLLRALRLSTGPLVLDLSRVSFCDVSGLAVLVGTQRRARALGITLRLAAPRSQTVRMLRVTGLDRVLMMHGSDQGEPETYSLPAQTRTGD
- a CDS encoding helix-turn-helix transcriptional regulator, producing MLETSARLLRLLSLLQTPREWTGTDLAERLGVNVRTVRRDIEKLRTLGYPVHATPGAAGYLLGAGAKLPPLLLDDDEAVAVAVGLRTAASGTIAGIEETSLRALAKLEQVLPARLRHRVNTLQSVTVTVPSGGPVVDPDVLTAVAAACRAHEQLRFDYAGREGGPSVRRTEPHRLVHTGRRWYLVAWDLDRGDWRTFRVDRLRPRVPTGPRFTPRRPPDTDLAGYTARGVSTEVYRYQGRFTLHVPVHVAAEKIPPTIGVLEAVDEHSCTLRAGSNSLDELALYVGLFGYRFEVHEPPELVRRIRSLTALLAGSLPPSPPPS